In one uncultured Methanoregula sp. genomic region, the following are encoded:
- a CDS encoding cation transporter yields the protein MKMTRMPLHGSEDAIHAAEKERESAIFLNLLAAVAPAIPKLAAAVLSGSVTLYASALKTINEAIGVFVSWMIARKIARGDPGIYDYGMGKFENIARIITGSVMLISFVILIFAASYRILVPAPLGSGGVQFGIIIVVIMVAVDAYLSIRSYRIAMRESSPLMDSQWHLFRLKAVANLVVLLTLIFATLCAGLPWAVYIDPVASFAVIGLLFYSGLRMIVASLPDLLDQTLEEELQLVVVKELADHFHNYEQLHGVKSRRSGGSVYVDIFLEFRGDLQMCDIQDIIDRMKISLESKIPKSTVNVITTNSRCKRGRL from the coding sequence ATGAAGATGACCCGCATGCCGTTACATGGATCAGAAGATGCAATCCATGCAGCAGAAAAAGAACGGGAATCAGCCATATTCTTAAATCTTCTTGCAGCGGTTGCTCCAGCCATCCCCAAGCTCGCCGCAGCGGTTCTCTCCGGGTCAGTAACGCTCTATGCATCGGCCCTTAAGACGATCAACGAGGCCATCGGCGTCTTTGTCTCATGGATGATCGCCCGCAAAATTGCACGGGGCGATCCCGGTATCTACGATTACGGCATGGGAAAATTCGAGAACATAGCGCGGATCATCACCGGCAGCGTGATGCTCATATCATTTGTAATTCTTATCTTTGCCGCATCCTACCGGATTCTCGTTCCGGCACCTCTCGGGAGCGGAGGAGTCCAGTTCGGGATTATCATCGTCGTAATCATGGTTGCTGTCGATGCGTATCTCTCGATCCGCAGTTACCGGATTGCCATGCGGGAATCCTCCCCCCTCATGGATTCCCAGTGGCACCTTTTCCGGTTGAAGGCTGTTGCAAATCTCGTGGTTCTCTTGACGCTGATCTTCGCGACACTCTGCGCAGGTCTGCCATGGGCTGTATATATCGACCCGGTTGCTTCGTTTGCGGTCATTGGTCTTCTCTTCTATTCCGGACTCCGGATGATCGTAGCATCGCTCCCGGATCTCCTTGACCAGACTCTTGAAGAAGAACTCCAGCTCGTCGTTGTGAAAGAACTGGCAGACCATTTTCACAACTACGAACAGCTCCACGGAGTGAAGTCGCGGCGGAGCGGTGGAAGCGTATATGTCGATATCTTCTTAGAGTTCCGGGGAGACCTGCAGATGTGTGATATTCAGGATATTATCGACCGTATGAAAATATCCCTTGAGTCCAAAATACCAAAAAGTACGGTGAATGTCATAACCACGAACAGCAGGTGCAAACGGGGCAGGCTCTGA
- a CDS encoding glycosyltransferase, translating to MISVIIPTFNEEENIAQCLVSLCHQTVPRNEYEIIVVDGGSKDATCEIAKKYADKVFTQTSKKVGGARNDGVKEAKGDIIATTDADCILPRDWIARVGENFKNPGVVQLYGPVYPIEEGLGNRFSLFLANTFSRIGYYSRTFYYTLGCNTAFRKEAFEKAGMYRCIDAGDDLEIAMRMIDLGKIKFDGKLKVGFSMRRYQKFGTFQSIYEWIYIVASGGENEKYSYTQKEYK from the coding sequence ATGATCTCGGTCATCATCCCCACGTTCAATGAAGAAGAGAATATCGCCCAGTGCCTGGTATCCCTCTGCCACCAGACTGTTCCAAGGAACGAATACGAGATCATTGTCGTGGACGGCGGATCCAAAGACGCAACCTGCGAGATAGCAAAAAAATACGCGGACAAGGTCTTTACCCAGACCAGCAAAAAAGTCGGGGGAGCAAGGAACGACGGGGTTAAGGAAGCGAAAGGGGATATCATCGCGACAACGGATGCCGACTGCATCCTCCCGCGGGACTGGATAGCACGGGTTGGCGAAAATTTCAAAAACCCCGGTGTGGTCCAGCTCTATGGCCCGGTGTACCCCATCGAGGAAGGGCTCGGCAACCGCTTCTCGCTCTTCCTTGCAAACACCTTCTCCCGCATTGGCTACTACAGCCGCACGTTCTATTACACGCTCGGCTGCAACACCGCGTTCCGTAAGGAAGCATTCGAGAAAGCCGGCATGTACCGCTGCATCGATGCCGGGGACGACCTCGAGATTGCCATGCGGATGATAGATCTCGGAAAGATCAAGTTCGACGGGAAACTCAAAGTCGGGTTCTCGATGCGGCGGTACCAGAAATTCGGTACATTCCAGTCCATCTATGAATGGATTTACATTGTTGCGAGCGGCGGGGAGAACGAGAAATATTCCTACACCCAGAAAGAGTACAAGTAA
- a CDS encoding ROK family protein, which yields MTIGDRTGTSGTAIAVDLGATNLRVGLVTRAGTIERLQTAEIPHDLPDEGIITGLIIRTIQTLVPDREIGALAGIGIGAAGPVNRSHTAIVHPPNIALDIIPLSGPLGDEFGLPVRLVNDCCAGLLGEAYFGEGARSRNFVYVTISTGIGAGIIANGNIVSGRDGNAGEIGHLFVDSGYNLTCGCGGKGHWEGYASGRFLPRFYREWQKKRGIVPGDREILTAGEVFSAMLENPGSGEDDFACELGRINARGISDIIVAYNPDTIVFDGSVVLKNRDLIIPPIERYADRYLPMPRLVVSGLAGRAPLLGASVIAHGYDTRFGSVE from the coding sequence ATGACAATTGGGGACAGAACCGGAACTTCCGGTACCGCCATTGCCGTTGATCTTGGGGCAACCAACCTCCGGGTGGGGCTCGTAACCCGGGCCGGAACGATCGAGCGCTTACAAACAGCGGAAATTCCCCATGATCTGCCCGATGAGGGAATTATCACCGGCCTGATCATCCGGACAATACAAACGCTTGTGCCGGACCGGGAGATCGGGGCCCTGGCGGGAATCGGTATCGGGGCAGCCGGGCCGGTCAACCGCTCTCACACGGCGATCGTGCATCCCCCGAACATTGCCCTTGATATCATCCCCCTTTCAGGCCCGCTCGGCGATGAATTTGGTCTCCCGGTACGGCTGGTCAATGACTGCTGTGCGGGTCTCCTCGGGGAGGCTTATTTCGGCGAGGGGGCACGATCCAGGAATTTTGTATACGTGACCATCTCGACCGGCATCGGGGCCGGCATAATCGCAAACGGGAATATTGTTTCCGGAAGGGACGGGAACGCCGGGGAGATCGGCCACCTGTTCGTTGACAGCGGATATAACCTCACCTGCGGGTGCGGGGGGAAGGGACACTGGGAAGGCTATGCGTCCGGCCGGTTCCTGCCCCGGTTCTACCGGGAGTGGCAGAAGAAGAGAGGGATCGTGCCGGGAGACCGTGAGATACTCACTGCCGGGGAGGTCTTTTCCGCCATGCTGGAGAATCCGGGATCCGGTGAAGATGATTTTGCCTGCGAGCTCGGGAGGATCAATGCCCGCGGGATCTCGGACATTATTGTTGCCTACAACCCGGATACCATCGTCTTTGACGGTTCCGTTGTCCTGAAGAACCGGGACCTGATCATCCCGCCTATAGAACGGTATGCCGATCGCTACCTCCCCATGCCGCGACTGGTAGTGAGCGGTCTTGCCGGCCGTGCACCACTTCTCGGGGCATCAGTTATTGCCCATGGATACGACACGCGGTTCGGGTCCGTGGAATAA
- a CDS encoding FAD-dependent oxidoreductase, whose protein sequence is MKTAILGGGLTGLTLARLLHERGDEVVVLEAEGEIGGLCRSRTTSGFTFDIGGSHIIFSRDTEVLAFMRRMIEENEQRNNRHTKIFYKGQYVKYPFENGLAQLPEEDRLACTFGFIRNLIAVEKGEVPLPGNFKEWIYYTFGDGIAECYLVPYNEKIWKYPTDEMSHHWVDGRIPRPPVEDIIKSAIGIETEGYTHQAVFSYPLDGGIEALIKAIARPVQQTIRTGFRITSVKKSGKSWIVSNGKTEVKADRVISTIPVQHLLPCLDGVPARVKDACGSLKYNSLVCVNVGYRGNVPEISWLYLPDPALGKTNRVSFPSSYSRHVAPGGHSAVLAEITHQPGDEVAGLTDADLTQEVLCMLETMKIGKREDVVFTSVERQPFAYVVYDLDYQENIGIVKEFCQSAGIPLVGRFSQFEYLNMDGCIRSVMDFIAAYPPE, encoded by the coding sequence GTGAAGACTGCGATCCTGGGAGGAGGACTTACCGGCCTGACCCTTGCCCGGCTCCTGCACGAACGGGGCGACGAGGTTGTGGTGCTGGAAGCAGAAGGAGAGATTGGCGGGCTCTGCCGTTCAAGAACCACCAGCGGATTTACATTCGATATCGGCGGGTCCCATATCATCTTCTCCCGGGATACCGAAGTGCTCGCGTTCATGCGCCGGATGATCGAAGAGAACGAACAGCGGAACAACCGGCATACGAAGATCTTCTACAAGGGGCAGTATGTCAAGTACCCGTTTGAGAACGGTCTGGCCCAGCTTCCTGAAGAGGACCGGCTTGCCTGCACCTTCGGGTTCATCCGCAACCTCATAGCGGTTGAGAAAGGCGAGGTTCCCCTCCCGGGTAATTTCAAGGAATGGATCTATTACACGTTCGGCGACGGCATTGCCGAGTGCTATCTCGTGCCGTATAACGAGAAAATCTGGAAATACCCGACCGATGAGATGTCGCACCACTGGGTCGACGGCCGCATCCCCCGCCCGCCGGTCGAGGACATCATCAAATCCGCCATCGGGATCGAGACCGAGGGGTACACCCACCAGGCCGTCTTCTCGTACCCGCTTGACGGCGGGATCGAGGCGCTCATAAAAGCCATTGCCCGGCCGGTGCAACAGACCATCCGCACCGGGTTCCGGATCACGTCGGTGAAGAAGTCCGGAAAATCATGGATCGTCAGCAACGGGAAAACAGAGGTGAAGGCCGACCGCGTCATCTCCACCATACCGGTCCAGCACCTCCTTCCCTGCCTTGACGGGGTGCCTGCCCGCGTGAAAGATGCCTGCGGGTCGCTGAAGTACAATTCGCTTGTCTGCGTGAATGTCGGTTACCGCGGGAATGTACCGGAGATCTCGTGGCTGTACCTGCCGGACCCGGCTCTCGGGAAAACCAACCGGGTCTCCTTCCCTTCAAGTTACAGCAGGCACGTTGCCCCGGGCGGGCACAGTGCCGTGCTTGCCGAGATCACGCACCAGCCGGGCGACGAGGTAGCCGGTTTGACGGATGCAGATCTTACACAGGAAGTCCTCTGCATGCTTGAGACCATGAAGATTGGGAAGCGGGAAGATGTTGTCTTCACGTCCGTTGAGCGCCAGCCGTTCGCGTACGTTGTCTATGATCTTGATTACCAGGAGAATATCGGGATTGTCAAAGAGTTCTGCCAGTCTGCGGGCATCCCGCTTGTTGGCCGGTTCTCCCAGTTTGAGTACCTCAACATGGATGGCTGCATCCGCAGTGTCATGGATTTTATCGCGGCATACCCGCCAGAATAA
- a CDS encoding 2'-5' RNA ligase family protein, translating into MTHYLIDIRLMGSVKHQIRSLSNHLEEKFHLGKKLVVPHITLAGPFSTGDETKLVEDFTRICNNSKTIPKYEVGGYGFFDDTRVVYVTITPDEALKQFRYELSRAISPYCTLRDYDHDSLDEFRFHATLAMKLDWLTFRRIKWYFADQEQVIYRHHPIRATLLRNSKILCEYDFIQERMLTRAQALSRATRMRDFDILKVWDDGCWESG; encoded by the coding sequence ATGACTCACTATCTGATAGATATCCGGCTTATGGGTTCCGTGAAGCACCAGATACGCTCGCTCTCCAATCACCTGGAAGAGAAATTTCATCTCGGGAAGAAACTGGTTGTCCCGCATATCACGCTCGCCGGGCCATTTTCAACCGGCGATGAAACAAAACTTGTGGAAGATTTCACGCGGATCTGCAATAACTCAAAGACGATCCCGAAATATGAGGTCGGGGGATACGGGTTTTTTGACGATACAAGGGTTGTTTATGTTACGATAACCCCCGACGAGGCCCTGAAACAATTCCGGTACGAGCTCTCCCGGGCAATCTCCCCGTATTGCACATTACGGGATTATGATCATGATTCTCTTGACGAATTCAGGTTCCATGCAACCCTTGCCATGAAACTTGACTGGCTCACATTCCGGAGAATAAAGTGGTATTTTGCGGATCAGGAACAGGTCATATACCGCCACCACCCGATCCGGGCAACATTGCTCCGTAATTCAAAAATTCTTTGCGAATATGATTTTATCCAGGAGAGGATGCTTACCCGGGCACAGGCACTGAGCAGAGCAACCAGGATGCGGGATTTTGATATTCTCAAAGTCTGGGATGATGGGTGCTGGGAATCCGGGTGA
- a CDS encoding hotdog fold thioesterase, producing MKNTKTAAQETVDQSIAAFNESDFARLLGMTVTDARDGYSEVVMDCTGKKNPHGVAHGGAIFALADQAFGIAANCAGADRVAVSVHIQFIAPATGAMVARATRIADNGKYSTFRILVSEGDRLIAEFEGVALQVRPPC from the coding sequence ATGAAAAATACAAAAACCGCCGCACAGGAGACCGTTGATCAGAGCATCGCGGCATTCAATGAGAGCGATTTTGCCCGGCTTCTCGGGATGACCGTCACTGATGCCCGGGACGGGTACTCGGAAGTTGTTATGGACTGCACGGGAAAGAAGAACCCGCATGGCGTTGCCCACGGGGGTGCAATCTTTGCCCTTGCCGACCAGGCCTTCGGTATTGCAGCCAACTGTGCCGGGGCCGACCGGGTGGCAGTCTCGGTCCATATCCAGTTCATTGCCCCTGCAACCGGCGCAATGGTTGCCCGGGCAACACGGATTGCCGATAATGGGAAATATTCCACGTTCCGCATCCTGGTATCGGAAGGAGACCGGCTCATAGCAGAGTTTGAAGGCGTTGCCCTGCAGGTCCGTCCTCCGTGCTGA